A DNA window from Peromyscus leucopus breed LL Stock chromosome 3, UCI_PerLeu_2.1, whole genome shotgun sequence contains the following coding sequences:
- the Fbxo41 gene encoding F-box only protein 41 codes for MASLDLPYRCPRCGEHKRFRSLSSLRAHLEYSHTYETLYILSKTNSICDGAAAAAAAAAAASGFPLAPEPAALLAVPGARREVFESTSFQGKEQAAGPAPTGPHLLHHHHHHAPLAHFPGDLVPASLPCEELAEPGLVPAARYALREIEIPLGELFARKSVASSACSTPPPGPGPGPCSGPASASPASPSPADVAYEEGLARLKIRALEKLEVDRRLERLSEEVEQKIAGQVGRLQAELERKAAELETARQESARLGREKEELEERASELSRQVDVSVELLASLKQDLVHKEQELSRKQQEVVQIDQFLKETAAREASAKLRLQQFIEELLERADRAERQLQVISSSCGSTPSASLGRGGGGSASGPGVRGPGRMREHHAGPALPSTYAVSRHGSSPSTGASSRVPAASQSSGCYDSDSLELPRPEEGPSEDSGPGGLGSRAQATNGGSERSQPPRSSGLRRQAIQNWQRRPRRHSTEGEEGDVSDVGSRTTESEAEGPSDVPRPAPAVAGPLNSRLSARPEGGSGRGRRVERGSPSRSNEVISPEILKMRAALFCIFTYLDTRTLLHAAEVCRDWRFVARHPAVWTRVLLENARVCSKFLAMLAQWCTQAHSLTLQNLKPRQRGKKESKEEYARSTRGCLEAGLESLLKAAGGNLLILRISHCPNILTDRSLWLASCYCRALQAVTYRSATDPVGHEVIWALGAGCREIVSLQVAPLHPCQQPTRFSNRCLQMIGRCWPHLRALGVGGAGCGVQGLASLARNCMRLQVLELDHVSEITQEVAAEVCREGLKGLEMLVLTATPVTPKALLHFNSICRNLKSIVVQIGIADYFKEPSSPEAQKLFEDMVTKLQALRRRPGFSKILHVKVEGGC; via the exons ATGGCCTCGCTGGACTTACCATACCGATGCCCGCGCTGCGGGGAGCATAAGCGCTTCCGGAGCCTGTCGTCACTGCGCGCGCACCTGGAATACAGCCACACCTACGAGacgctctacatcctctccaagaCGAACAGTATCTGCGACGGCGCGGCCGCTGCTGCAGCGGCTGCTGCCGCCGCTTCTGGCTTCCCCCTGGCGCCTGAGCCCGCCGCCCTGCTGGCGGTGCCCGGGGCCCGGCGCGAGGTCTTCGAGAGCACGTCCTTCCAGGGCAAGGAGCAGGCGGCAGGGCCAGCGCCCACGGGGCCGCACCTGctgcaccatcatcaccaccacgcGCCGCTGGCTCACTTCCCTGGCGACCTGGTGCCCGCCAGCCTGCCCTGCGAGGAGCTGGCCGAGCCGGGGCTCGTGCCTGCCGCGCGCTATGCACTACGCGAGATCGAAATCCCACTCGGCGAGTTGTTCGCGCGCAAGTCCGTGGCATCCTCTGCCTGTTCGACGCCTCCACCCGGGCCCGGCCCTGGTCCTTGTTCCGGGCCCGCCTCCGCATCGCCAGCTTCACCATCACCTGCGGATGTCGCCTACGAAGAGGGTTTGGCACGCCTCAAGATCCGTGCGCTGGAGAAGCTGGAGGTGGACCGGAGGCTGGAGCGGCTGAGCGAGGAGGTGGAGCAGAAGATCGCCGGCCAGGTGGGCCGGCTACAGGCTGAGCTGGAGCGCAAGGCGGCGGAGTTGGAGACTGCGCGACAGGAGAGTGCACGGCTGGGACGCgagaaggaggagctggaggagcgtGCATCTGAGCTTTCACGCCAAGTGGACGTGAGCGTGGAACTGCTGGCCTCGCTTAAGCAGGACTTGGTGCATAAGGAACAGGAGCTGAGCCGCAAGCAGCA GGAGGTGGTGCAGATCGACCAGTTCCTGAAGGAGACAGCGGCTCGGGAGGCCAGTGCCAAGCTGCGGCTGCAACAGTTCATTGAGGAGCTCCTGGAGCGTGCAGACAGGGCCGAGCGCCAGCTGCAGGTCAtcagcagcagctgtggcagcACACCTAGTGCCAGCCTGGGCCGAGGAGGTGGGGGCAGTGCCTCAGGGCCTGGGGTGAGAGGCCCAGGCAGAATG CGAGAACACCACGCAGGCCCAGCTCTGCCAAGCACATACGCCGTTTCACGGCATGGCTCCTCTCCCAGCACAGG ggcCTCCAGCCGTGTGCCAGCTGCATCCCAGAGCTCAGGCTGCTATGACAGTGACAGTCTGGAGCTGCCCCGGCCAGAGGAAGGGCCCTCGGAGGACAGTGGCCCTGGGGGCTTGGGTTCGCGGGCCCAGGCTACCAACGGTGGTTCAGAACGGTCCCAGCCCCCTCGTAGTTCAGGCCTTCGACGACAGGCCATCCAGAACTGGCAGCGCCGACCGCGCCGTCACAGCAccgagggggaggagggggacgTCTCAGACGTGGGCTCCCGAACTACTGAATCAGAGGCTGAGGGCCCCTCGGATGTCCCACGCCCTGCACCTGCTGTAGCCGGGCCCTTGAACAGCCGCCTCTCAG CCCGCCCTGAGGGAGGCAGTGGGCGAGGCCGTCGGGTGGAGAGAGGTAGCCCCTCGCGCTCCAATGAGGTCATCAGCCCAGAGATCCTCAAGATGCGCGCCGCCCTCTTCTGTATCTTCACCTACCTGGATACCCGCACGCTGCTACATGCTGCAGAGGTCTGTCGAGACTGGCGCTTTGTGGCCCGCCATCCTGCCGTCTGGACCAGGGTGCTGCTTGAGAATGCCCGAGTCTGTTCCAAG TTCCTGGCGATGCTGGCTCAATGGTGTACCCAGGCCCACTCATTAACGTTACAGAATCTGAAGCCCCGACAGcggggaaagaaggaaagcaaggagGAATATGCCCGGAGCACCCG GGGCTGTCTTGAAGCAGGGCTGGAGTCCCTGCTGAAGGCGGCTGGTGGGAACCTGCTGATCCTGCGTATCTCCCACTGTCCCAACATCCTCACTGACCGGTCACTCTGGCTGGCCAGCTGCTACTGCCGTGCCCTGCAGGCCGTCACCTACAG GAGTGCCACAGACCCTGTGGGCCATGAGGTGATCTGGGCCCTGGGTGCAGGCTGCAGAGAGATTGTCTCCCTCCAGGTGGCACCCCTTCATCCTTG CCAGCAGCCCACCCGGTTCAGCAACCGTTGCCTGCAGATGATTGGACGCTGCTGGCCCCACCTCCGGGCCCTGGGTGTAGGTGGTGCCGGCTGTGGGGTACAGGGTCTGGCATCACTTG cAAGAAACTGCATGCGGCTGCAGGTGCTAGAACTGGACCATGTGTCAGAGATTACCCAGGAGGTGGCAGCTGAAGTCTGCCGGGAAGGCCTGAAGGGATTGGAGATGCTGGTGCTCACGGCCACCCCTGTCACCCCGAAGGCCCTGCTACATTTTAACA GCATCTGCAGGAACCTCAAATCCATTGTGGTGCAGATTGGGATTGCTGATTACTTCAAAGAGCCCAGCAGCCCCGAGGCCCAGAAGCTGTTTGAGGACATGGTGACAAAACTCCAG GCCCTGCGACGGAGGCCTGGCTTCTCGAAGATTCTGCACGTCAAAGTGGAAGGTGGCTGCTAA
- the Cct7 gene encoding T-complex protein 1 subunit eta, whose protein sequence is MDKLIVDGRGKATISNDGATILKLLDVVHPAAKTLVDIAKSQDAEVGDGTTSVTLLAAEFLKQVKPYVEEGLHPQIIIRAFRTATQLAVDKIKEIAVTVKKQDKVEQRKMLEKCAMTALSSKLISQQKVFFAKMVVDAVMMLDELLQLKMIGIKKVQGGALEESQLVAGVAFKKTFSYAGFEMQPKKYKNPKIALLNVELELKAEKDNAEIRVHTVEDYQAIVDAEWNILYDKLEKIHQSGAKVILSKLPIGDVATQYFADRDMFCAGRVPEEDLKRTMMACGGSIQTSVNSLNPDVLGHCQVFEETQIGGERYNFFTGCPKAKTCTIILRGGAEQFMEETERSLHDAIMIVRRAIKNDSVVAGGGAIEMELSKYLRDYSRTIPGKQQLLIGAYAKALEIIPRQLCDNAGFDATNILNKLRARHAQGGMWYGVDINNEDIADNFQAFVWEPAMVRINALTAASEAACLIVSVDETIKNPRSTVDAPPAAGRGRGQGRLH, encoded by the exons ATGGACAAGCTTATCGTGGATGGGCGAG GCAAGGCAACAATTTCTAATGATGGGGCCACAATTCTGAAACTCCTCGATGTCGTCCATCCTGCAGCAAAGACCTTAGTGGACATTGCCAAATCCCAAGACGCTGAG GTTGGTGATGGCACCACTTCAGTGACCCTGCTGGCTGCCGAGTTTCTGAAGCAGGTGAAGCCCTATGTGGAGGAAGGTTTGCACCCTCAGATCATCATCCGAGCTTTCCGCACAGCCACCCAGCTG GCTGTTGACAAGATCAAAGAGATTGCTGTGACTGTGAAGAAGCAAGATAAAGT agagcagaggaagatgCTGGAGAAGTGTGCGATGACAGCCCTGAGCTCCAAGCTGATCTCTCAGCAGAAGGTCTTCTTCGCCAAGATGGTGGTTGATGCTGTGATGATGCTTGATGAGTTGCTGCAGCTTAAAATGATTGGCATCAAGAAAGTGCAGGGTGGAGCCCTAGAG GAGTCTCAGCTGGTGGCTGGTGTCGCATTCAAGAAGACTTTCTCTTATGCTGGCTTTGAAATGCAGCCCAAGAAGTATAAGAACCCCAAGATCGCCCTCTTAAATGTTGAGCTCGAGctgaaagcagagaaagataaCGCTGAAATCAGAGTCCACACGGTGGAG GATTACCAGGCAATTGTTGATGCTGAGTGGAACATTCTCTACGACAAGTTAGAGAAGATCCATCAGTCTGGAGCCAAAGTCATCTTGTCCAAACTCCCCATTGGGGATGTGGCCACCCAGTACTTTGCTGATAGGGACATGTTCTGTGCTGGCCGCGTGCCAGAGGAGGATCTGAAGAGGACAATGATG GCCTGTGGAGGCTCAATCCAGACGAGTGTGAATTCTCTGAATCCAGATGTGCTGGGACACTGCCAGGTGTTTGAAGAGACCCAAATTGGAGGCGAGAG GTACAATTTCTTCACTGGCTGCCCTAAGGCCAAGACATGTACCATCATCCTCCGTGGTGGGGCTGAGCAGTTTATGGAGGAGACAGAGCGGTCCCTGCATGATGCTATCATGATCGTGAGGAGGGCCATCAAG AATGACTCTGTGGTGGCTGGTGGTGGGGCCATTGAGATGGAGCTCTCCAAATACCTGCGGGATTACTCAAGGACCATTCCAGGGAAACAGCAGCTGTTGATCGGGGCATATGCCAAGGCCCTGGAAATCATCCCACGACAGCTATGTGACAATGCTGGCTTCGACGCCACAAACATCCTTAACAAGCTGCGGGCTCGGCATGCACAG GGGGGTATGTGGTATGGGGTGGACATCAACAATGAGGACATCGCCGACAACTTCCAGGCCTTCGTGTGGGAGCCGGCCATGGTGCGCATCAATGCCCTGACAGCAGCGTCTGAGGCTGCATGTCTTATTGTATCCGTGGATGAGACTATCAAGAACCCCCGCTCCACTGTGGATGCTCCCCCAGCAGCTGGTCGGGGTCGAGGCCAAGGCCGCCTCCATTGA